In Nasonia vitripennis strain AsymCx chromosome 2, Nvit_psr_1.1, whole genome shotgun sequence, a genomic segment contains:
- the LOC107980633 gene encoding uncharacterized protein LOC107980633 produces the protein MKTPRHHPHLALPILGLVAAAFICAADAAAGANDVADHVGLQRKHKHHLLLFMGGLKSIAAVVLIKIKIVLVVAAIVAVAAFTVKYLLGATGLPLGNVAPPPPPPPQHPPPYLPVVHEPVYGHDYHTSIPWEHGGHETYGNNNWSKLGNGGRSLLQVATLYPVLGDVLLQNYFNHRKRVKRKSHFYRTDMSTSNRKYKSGV, from the exons ATGAAGACACCGAGACATCATCCTCATCTTGCGCTACCGATCCTCGGCCTCGTCGCGGCCGCGTTTATCTGCGCGGCTGATGCGGCCGCCGGTGCCAATGACGTCGCCGATCACGTTGGGCTGCAGCGCAAGCACAAGCATCACCTGTTACTTT TTATGGGAGGACTGAAGAGCATTGCAGCGGTCGTGCTGATCAAGATCAAGATCGTGTTGGTTGTCGCGGCAATCGTCGCCGTGGCCGCCTTCACCGTCAAGTACCTACTCGGGGCTACGGGTCTACCCCTGGGTAACGTCGctccgccgccaccgccgccaccGCAGCATCCGCCGCCCTATTTGCCAGTCGTGCACGAGCCGGTTTATGGACACG ATTATCATACATCGATTCCATGGGAGCACGGCGGCCATGAAACTTACGGAAACAATAATTGGTCGAAGCTTGGAAATGGCGGTAGGAGCTTACTCCAAGTCGCAACGTTATATCCCGTGCTGGGAGACGTACTGTTACAGAATTACTTCAATCACAGGAAGAGAGTTAAGAGAAAAAGTCATTTTTACCGCACCGATATGTCGACTTCGAATAGAAAGTATAAATCTGGAGtataa
- the LOC100114181 gene encoding CD2 antigen cytoplasmic tail-binding protein 2 homolog isoform X2, with the protein MHENDIEGVEDGPSAPETNIGFTAFNMKEELEEGHFDKEGHYHFKKEKEIRDNWLDNIDWMKVKSKPGTDNGAKEEGSSDNDSDGGTDFMFDPNPLYKQILEYLKPGETVSKALCRLGKGKKKLTTAERWKRKKDPNAAKDEDENSVNITKLTEIANELLTRTGNMDIYQESYEQIEKKIALADKHAHPSKVEAELDMFSDDFDSKEKNKIDETNSTEGTATENSESTKEKEDSSNEEVSWELKWSQEENAKIHGPHTSEQMHTWAKEGYFKKGAWVRKTGQKGEFYNATRIDFDLYL; encoded by the exons ATGCATGAAAATGATATCGAAG gTGTGGAAGATGGGCCATCAGCACCAGAGACAAATATTGGATTTACAGCATTTAATATGAAGGAAGAACTGGAAGAGGGCCATTTTGACAAAGAAGGACACTATCattttaagaaagaaaaagaaatacgGGATAATTGGCTTGACAATATTGACTGGATGAAA gTGAAATCTAAACCTGGTACAGATAATGGTGCAAAAGAAGAAGGAAGTTCTGACAATGATAGCGATGGAGGCACTGATTTCATGTTTGATCCGAATCCATTGTACAAACAAATATTGGAATACCTAAAACCAGGAGAAACAGTCTCCAAAGCTCTGTGTAGATTAG gaaaaggaaagaaaaaattaaccACTGCTGAAAGAtggaagaggaaaaaagatcCGAATGCAGCGAAAGATGAAGATGAAAATTCTGTAAATATTACAAAGCTCACAGAGATTGCAAATGAATTGTTAACGAGGACAGGGAATATGGATATTTACCAGGAGAGTTATGAacaaatagagaaaaaaattgcccTCGCTGACAAACACGCTCATCCATCTAAAGTTGAGGCAGAATTAGATATGTTTTCAGATGATTTTGATTCAAAAGAGAAGAACAAAATAGATGAAACAAATTCTACGGAAG GAACGGCGACTGAAAATTCAGAAAGCACAAAGGAGAAGGAAGATTCTTCGAACGAAGAAGTTTCGTGGGAATTGAAATGGTCGCAAGAAGAGAACGCAAAAATTCACGGGCCACACACGAGTGAACAAATGCATACGTGGGCGAAAGAAGGATATTTCAAGAAAGGCGCGTGGGTGCGAAAGACGGGACAAAAAGGAGAATTCTATAACGCAACGCGTATCGACTTCGACCTGTATTTGTGA
- the LOC100114181 gene encoding CD2 antigen cytoplasmic tail-binding protein 2 homolog isoform X1 translates to MSKRKLDEFLQEEAEIPTKPTFKNSLDSDEEDDEAKEENYDVMHENDIEGVEDGPSAPETNIGFTAFNMKEELEEGHFDKEGHYHFKKEKEIRDNWLDNIDWMKVKSKPGTDNGAKEEGSSDNDSDGGTDFMFDPNPLYKQILEYLKPGETVSKALCRLGKGKKKLTTAERWKRKKDPNAAKDEDENSVNITKLTEIANELLTRTGNMDIYQESYEQIEKKIALADKHAHPSKVEAELDMFSDDFDSKEKNKIDETNSTEGTATENSESTKEKEDSSNEEVSWELKWSQEENAKIHGPHTSEQMHTWAKEGYFKKGAWVRKTGQKGEFYNATRIDFDLYL, encoded by the exons atgtcCAAACGAAAATTAGATGAATTCCTGCAGGAGGAAGCTGAAATTCCTACCAAACCTACTTTTAAAAATTCCTTAGACTCTGACGAAGAGGACGACGAggcaaaagaagaaaattatgATGTTATGCATGAAAATGATATCGAAG gTGTGGAAGATGGGCCATCAGCACCAGAGACAAATATTGGATTTACAGCATTTAATATGAAGGAAGAACTGGAAGAGGGCCATTTTGACAAAGAAGGACACTATCattttaagaaagaaaaagaaatacgGGATAATTGGCTTGACAATATTGACTGGATGAAA gTGAAATCTAAACCTGGTACAGATAATGGTGCAAAAGAAGAAGGAAGTTCTGACAATGATAGCGATGGAGGCACTGATTTCATGTTTGATCCGAATCCATTGTACAAACAAATATTGGAATACCTAAAACCAGGAGAAACAGTCTCCAAAGCTCTGTGTAGATTAG gaaaaggaaagaaaaaattaaccACTGCTGAAAGAtggaagaggaaaaaagatcCGAATGCAGCGAAAGATGAAGATGAAAATTCTGTAAATATTACAAAGCTCACAGAGATTGCAAATGAATTGTTAACGAGGACAGGGAATATGGATATTTACCAGGAGAGTTATGAacaaatagagaaaaaaattgcccTCGCTGACAAACACGCTCATCCATCTAAAGTTGAGGCAGAATTAGATATGTTTTCAGATGATTTTGATTCAAAAGAGAAGAACAAAATAGATGAAACAAATTCTACGGAAG GAACGGCGACTGAAAATTCAGAAAGCACAAAGGAGAAGGAAGATTCTTCGAACGAAGAAGTTTCGTGGGAATTGAAATGGTCGCAAGAAGAGAACGCAAAAATTCACGGGCCACACACGAGTGAACAAATGCATACGTGGGCGAAAGAAGGATATTTCAAGAAAGGCGCGTGGGTGCGAAAGACGGGACAAAAAGGAGAATTCTATAACGCAACGCGTATCGACTTCGACCTGTATTTGTGA
- the LOC107980734 gene encoding uncharacterized protein LOC107980734 — MMSKTLFIVLIGCAVAFASPIKREVLDERSIAEETDKIGSEVKEFIKHLFGELLGTIGGAIKDSLQETFQKLGERLDTKDYKEAVEKLAQALQKVADADEKLQNDEKTKEYLEKEAEKVGEAFAELIEQAAEKIKNEEEGTVNAAEFKKAVHEFKQIVDKVL, encoded by the exons ATGATGTCAAAGACTCTTTTTATTGTTCTGATCGGCTGTGCCGTAGCTTTT gCCTCTCCCATCAAACGAGAAGTTTTGGATGAAAGATCCATCGCTGAG GAAACCGACAAAATCGGATCTGAAGTCAAAGAATTCATCAAGCATTTGTTTGGAGAGCTTTTAGGAACG ATCGGTGGAGCCATCAAGGACAGCCTGCAGGAGACATTCCAGAAGCTTGGAGAACGTTTAGACACTAAGGATTACAAAGAAGCAGTTGAAAAACTTGCCCAGGCTCTGCAGAAAGTAGCCGATGCTGACGAGAAG CTTCAAAACGATGAGAAAACCAAAGAATACCTTGAGAAGGAAGCCGAGAAG GTTGGCGAGGCTTTCGCCGAATTGATCGAACAGGCTGCTGAGAAGATCAAGAACGAGGAGGAAGGAACCGTCAATGCCGCGGAATTCAAGAAGGCCGTTCACGAATTTAAACAGATCGTCGACAAAGTATTGTAA